One candidate division Zixibacteria bacterium HGW-Zixibacteria-1 DNA segment encodes these proteins:
- a CDS encoding 5'/3'-nucleotidase SurE: protein MLILLTNDDGIYAEGLNALEMEIKHFAEVLVVAPDREQSASSHSFTLNRPLRLHQRGPYCYSCDGTPTDCVMLATHGILKDRLPDLLISGINHGANMGEDVTYSGTVAAAIEGSILGIKSLAVSNTDDENIGSYKPAAEFIAKFIQQMHKFNLPIDTFLNINFPKLSGTKFAEYRYTRLGKRVYNDIVIEKTDPRGRNYYWIAGDSVWKDVAGSDFEAVSHGAVSISPLKVNFSDFDSLDAMKNVNLRL from the coding sequence ATGCTTATTTTGTTGACCAATGATGACGGTATTTATGCCGAGGGTTTGAACGCTCTCGAGATGGAAATCAAGCATTTTGCGGAGGTCCTCGTTGTCGCTCCTGACCGCGAGCAATCGGCCTCTTCGCATTCATTTACTCTTAATCGGCCGCTGAGGCTGCATCAACGCGGGCCGTACTGTTATTCATGCGACGGGACTCCAACCGACTGCGTCATGCTGGCCACCCACGGCATACTTAAAGACCGCCTGCCTGACCTGCTTATTTCCGGTATCAATCACGGCGCCAATATGGGCGAAGATGTTACTTATTCCGGAACGGTGGCGGCGGCTATCGAGGGCTCGATTCTGGGCATCAAGTCGCTGGCGGTCTCCAATACCGATGATGAAAATATCGGTTCCTATAAACCGGCGGCGGAATTTATCGCCAAATTCATTCAGCAGATGCATAAATTCAATCTTCCGATCGACACGTTTTTGAACATAAATTTCCCCAAATTGTCCGGGACAAAATTCGCCGAATACCGCTATACCAGACTGGGGAAGAGGGTCTATAACGACATTGTCATCGAGAAAACCGACCCGCGCGGCCGTAACTACTACTGGATTGCCGGGGATTCGGTCTGGAAAGATGTCGCCGGCTCCGATTTCGAGGCGGTCAGCCACGGCGCCGTTTCCATCTCGCCGCTGAAAGTCAATTTTTCGGACTTCGATTCGCTGGACGCCATGAAAAACGTAAACTTAAGGCTGTAA